The Rhizobium grahamii DNA window TGGTCACCAACGGCAGATCGGCGTGAACACGTCCCGGGCGCGCCTTCATGACGACGATGCGGTTTGAGAGGTAGGCCGACTCGAAGACGGAATGAGTGACGAAAATCACTGTGATCCCCGTTTCCTTCCAGAGGCGCAGGACATCGTCATTGAGCTTCTGGCGGGTGATTTCGTCGAGCGCTGCAAAGGGCTCGTCCATCAGCAGCAGTTTCGGTTTTGTAACCAATGCGCGTGCAATGGATACGCGCATTTTCATTCCGCCGGAGAGTTCGCGCGGATAGGCTTCGGCAAAATCCTGCAGCCCGACCGTGGTCAGGACTTTCAAGATGTCCTCGCGCGCCGCGGTCTTCGATATGCCCGGAGCTTCAGGGGAAGGTGGACGTTGTCAAAGACGTTCTTCCACGGCATCAACGTCGGCTCCTGAAAGACGAAGCTGATGTCGCCCTCCGGCAGACCGCGTGCGTTGATGCGTGAACTCGGCCAGTCGATGGTGCCGGACGAGATGTCGCCAAGGCCGGCAATGATGCGCAGCGCCGTCGATTTTCCGCATCCCGACGGTCCGAGAAGGCTGATGAATTCGCCGCTCTCGACCGTCAGCGACATCCCCGACAGGGCGACCGTGCCACTGGAGAAGACCTTTGAGACGGATTGCATGGAGACAAGCGGTCTCTTGCGCGCGTCCTTGTTGGCAGAAATCTGAAGTGAGGCTGGAAGCATCGCCTGTCTCTCTCATGAGGGGGCTATCTTGCCGCCGAAGCGGCAAGATGCGTGTGGCGTGCTTACTTCTTCAGACCCAATCCGACGCCCTTGCAGACGTATTTTGTGGTGTAGGCCTTGGTGTAGTCGGTGTCGGCCTTGAGAACCTTGATGCCGACCATCTCGGCGAAGAACTTCTTGTAGTGGGCGTCGGTGATGCAGCCGATTCCCTTGTCGAGGGCGTCACCGGATTCGACGATGCCGTATTCCTTCATCTTGGCGATCGAGTAGGCGATCTGACCATCCGTCATCTCCGGATTGTCCTTCTTGATCAGCTCGTTCGCCTTGCTGTTGTCGCCGTAGAGATAGTTGTACCAGCCCTCGATCGAGGCATCGACGAACCGCTGCACCACATCAGACTTGGTGTCGATCACCGACTGGGTGGTGGTGATCATGGTCGAGTAGGGCGAATATCCGTTGTCGGCGAGAAGGAAAACCTTCGGCTCCCAGCCGGTCTGCTTCTGGATCTCATAGGGTTCGGAGGTCAGGTAACCCTGCTGGCCGGACTCCTTGTCGGCGAGGAATGGACCGGGGTTGAAGTTATAGGGTTTGTATTGCTCGTCCTTGAAGCCCGGGTAGTTCGCCTTCATCCACTCGAAGTAAGTCAGATAGCCGTCCTTGCCGAGAAACAGCGTCTTCAGCTTTGCGAGGTCCTCGAACTTCTCGATGCCGGCGTCGGGGTGCGCGATCAGAACCTGCGGATCCTTCTGGAAGATCGCAGCGACGTCGACAAGCGGGATGCCCTGCTCGACGGCGGAGAGTTCGCCCTGTGGCCCACCCATGTAGAAGTCGATCTTGCCGGAGATCAGCAAAGCGGTGTTTGCCGCGTTCGGGCCGCCTTGTACGATGGTCACCTCGAGGCCGTGCTTGGCATAGGTGCCATCGGCGACGGCCTGATAGAAACCGCCGTGCTCGGCCTGTGCAAGCCAGTTGGTGCCGTAGCTGACTTTGTCGAGCGCGTAGCCGGGAGCTGCAATCGCAGCGCTGAAACCAATTCCCAGAGCTGCGATAAATGCCATGTTATTCAAGGTTTTGGACATGGTCGACGTTCCCCTTTTTTAGGCCGTTCGAGCGCTCTTCGGCGTCCGATTTTCTTCATTTGAGCGATTGCGTTGCTGTTTGAAAAGCATCAAAATTCGTGCGCAACGATGCCTTTTTGGCATCTCTTGGCGCTCTTGTGCCTAATTTGTGCGTAGCGCTTAAAATTGATGCAACGAGGGGTCTTATGCTGCATTCCAGGAAGCTGCTCTATCTCAATGAGATTGCCCGCACGGGCTCGATCCGCAAGGCTGCGGCGCACTTGAACGTCGCGTCTTCCGCCATCAACCGGCAGATTCTAGCGCTTGAAGAAGAGATCGGTGCGCCGCTCTTCGAGCGGCTGCCGCGCGGACTGCGGCTGACGGCGGCCGGCGAACTGTGCATCGAACATATTCGGGAGGTTCTGAAGAACTACGATCGGCTGGAAGGGCGGATCAGGAGCCTGAAGATGCAGCAGGCCGGAAAGGTCCGCCTCGTCACGACGGTCGGCCTGGCGTCAGGGCCGCTTGCGGAGATCATCGCGAGATTCCAGTCGGAGCATCCACGCGTCTATTTCCAGATCAGGAACGATGCCGGCACGACCACGGTCAATCCGGTGTTGTCAGGCGATGTCGATATCGGCCTTGGTTTCAATATTCCGGCGACCCCGGGTATCCGCACGCTCGGCAACTTCGACATTCCAATCGGCGTCGTGCTGCCGCCTGGGCATCGCTTGATCGGGCCGGGGCCGATCAATCTCGGCGACATCGTTCAGGAGAGGCTAGTGCTTGCCCAATCGGGCACCAGCCTTCGCGATGTCATCAACCTTGCGCTCGCGCGGCTTGACGTTTCCGTCGAGCCGGTTCTGGAGAGCAATGCTTCGGAGATGTTGAAGAAGCTCGTCAAATGCGGCGCGGGCCTGACCCTGCTCAATCCGCTCGACGTGATTACCGAATGCCGCGCTGGCGAGCTTGTCTTCCGGCCGATCGCCGAGCCGCATGGTCGGCACCAGCCGATGAAGCTGTTTGCCCGTGCCCGCGCGCCGCTCGACGCGGCAACCAGCCTGTTCGTCGAATACCTGCTGGCCGAGCTGGCCGGTCTCGTTCAGGAACTGCGGTCCAAAGGACATATCGCTCCCGACAGGCCGTCGACCGCCTGAGGTCTAGCGAGAATAGAGATTGGTGAGCGGATAGCGCTTCAGGTCGCGGAGAAGTTCGACAAAGCCTTGCACCTGATGGCGGCAGATCGCTTCTCCCTTCTCGACGGTCCCCCGTGACGCGTCGCCTACCACGCCGTTGGGATTGAGATCGTGCGCGATCCAGGCCAGTGAATGCGGCGGAAGCGGCTGGATGAACTTCGATTGCTCCCGCATCCATTCGGCCTTGGATACGAAGTTCTCTGCCTTCTCCATGCGGACGAGATCCGGCCGGAAATGCAGCATGAGCGACGTTTCGACCTCTCCACCGTGGATGCCATATCGCGACTCGTGGTCGCTGATCATGCCGTCCGGGTGTCCGAAGCGACCCCATTGCGTGGAGACAACAGCCATCTGGTGACGCACGCGCAGTTCACGGGCGACAATGCCCATGATGTCGACATTGCCGCCATGCGAGTTGACGATCACCATCTTTCGAATGCCGGCCTCGGCCACCTTGGCGCCGATCGCTGTCCAGACCGGTATCAGCAGCTCGGCAGAAAGTGACAGCGTTCCCGGCCCATAGATATGCTCATTGGCCTTCCCGATTTCCTGAGTTGGCAGAACAAGGATATCCAGATCATCAGGTCGCTGGCGGCGAAGCTCGGCCAGCATGCCGTTGGCGATGGTGACGTCGGTTGCGATCGGCAGATGCGGCCCGTGTTGCTCGGTCGAGGCGATGGGCAGGATGGCGATTGTCGTGTCGGCCGAAAGGCCGGCGAAATCATACGTGTTGAGCTCGTTCCAATAGAATGGCGTCGCCATGCCCTATCCCTTTCACTGCGGTCCGATCAGTGACTAGGAAATAATCCAGCATGCGAAAAGCATCGATTTGTGTGCGTGCTGCTGCCTTTTTGTGAGCGATGCGAGTCCGGCCGCTGTGGGCGCCTGCCTCGCTCGGCATTTGGGCGCACCTGAACGAGATATTGCATTGCAGCATTACACCCATGCGAAATCTGAAATGCTCATTGAGAAGGCAAGGTGCTATATAATTGACCAACAACGATTAGAGGTGTGATATGAAAATAAGCAGCAAGATCAGCGAATTTATCCAGCTTCGCAAAGCATACCGTCAGCTCTCGCAGCTCGACGACGCGGCATTGAAGGACATCGGTCTGTCCCGCGGCGAAATCAAGAACGCAGTATTCGGTCGCTAAGCTTTAGCGATCGCCGGCGAGGGGATTGCCCCCGCCGTCAGCGACGCGTGCGGTGAGTTTTGCTGCCGTGCGCGATTGCGCCTCGCCTCGTGCGAGGCTGTTTCCGCGGGACGTAAGCCGTTCCTCGTCGGATCCGATATGAACCGGCAAATCTAGCCGATTCCTGTCATTGAATATACAAGGCATATCCTCATGCGATCCGCTGACCCCCGGCGCGCTCGCATGTGTCTGTTCCTATTCCAGCATTCTCGTTCGGGACCGGCCGTTGCTGTACGACCGGTCCGCTTCCCTGTGGGCTTGTCAATCAGCCGATGCTGCCTTCTCGATCAGCCGCGCGACGGTTTCAGGATGTGAAACCATCACGACATGGGATCCGCCTTTGACCACAACCGTTTCCTTTGATCCCGCGCGCTTTGCCATCCATTCGAGCGCGGCCGGCGGAATGTTCTTGTCGGCGTCGCCGTAAACAAACCAGGACGGGATGGTCTTCCACGCCGGCTTGCCGGCAGGCTCACCAAGCGCCGCTTCAGCGATCGGCCGCTGCGTCGCCGCCATCAGCTTGGCTTCTTCCTTCGGAACATCTGCGGCGAACTGCTGAGGAAACTTTGCCTGATCAATATAGAGATCGTGGCCGCCGTCAGGCAGGGCTACCGGCGGTGCGAGGGTTGGCGCCAGCGTGCTGCCGGGGAACTTCCCGCTGAGGGCAACCGCGCTCTCGCCGGCTTCGGGCGCAAAGGCGGCAACGAAGACCAGGCCCTTGACGTTGTCATGCCCGGTTGCCGCGTCCGATATGACGCTGCCGCCGTAGGAGTGGCCGACCAAAACGACCGGACCCTTTACACTCGTCAGAAGCGCTGAAACGGCCTTCGCGTCGCTGTTCACTCCGCGCAACGGGTTCGCTGCGGCGATGACGCTGTAGCCGTCGGCCTGAAGATCTTTGATTACACCATTCCAGCTGTCCGATTCCGCGAAGGCGCCATGAACGAGAACGATTGTGGGTTTGTCCGCGGAGAAGGCTTGTCCTGACAGGAGCAGGGTGGCTGCGGCGACGGTACCAAATAAACTATTGCGCAAAGACATTGGTGTTCCTCTCGGTTTCAAAAGACAGCCTGCTTAAACCGATCTCGCGTATCGCCAGTATGTCCGCCGAGGTGGCTTCCTGTATCCGTTTGTACCGGCGGTCCCAATGCTACAGTGCGATACAATCTTGCTTGTTTGGCGAACACGTTCCGTTGCTCCTCGTCCCGATTTTCACGAACTCATGTCTGTCTCGCTGCCCTTGGCGCCGTGATCTGCACGCTCGGCTTGCGATGTTGACAACCAAAATTCACTAGCTCATATATGAACTAATCATTCAGATAAGAATTATCTGTTGATGTGATGCCGTGGGAGGATAGGAATGCAAGACGATACCGGGCTGCTCGCTGGCCTCACTGTGGTCGACCTGAGCCAGTTTTTGTCCGGGCCATACTGCTCGCTGCGACTGCTTGATCTTGGCGCTCGCGTCATCAAGATCGAGAGGCCCGACGGTGGGGATCTTTCCCGCCGGCTCTATCTGAGCGACACAGAAGTCGGTGGCGATTCCACGCTCTTCCATGCCATCAATCGCGGCAAGGAAAGCCTCGCGATCGATCTCAAGAACGAAGACGACCTGGCATTCCTGCGCACGCTTTTTGCCAAGGCCGACGTGGTGATCCAGAATTTCCGGCCGGGTGTCGTCGAGCGTCTCGGGCTCGACTACGAGGCTGTGAAGGCGATCAATCCGTCGATCGTCTATGCGTCGATCAGCGGCTATGGCGAGGAAGGCCCCTGGGTCATGCGTCCCGGCCAGGATCTGCTCGCGCAAGCGCGATCAGGCGTCATGTGGCTGAACGGCGACGAGCAGCAGGGTCCTGTTCCGTTCGGACTTGCCGTCGCCGATATGCTGGCTGGCGCCAACACTTGCCAAGGCATTCTCGCCGCGCTCGTCCGGCGCGGGATCTCCGGCAAGGGTGCGCATATCCAGACGAGCCTCCTGGAGAGCCTTGTGGACTTCCAGTTCGAGGTGCTCACCACCCATCTCAACGATGGCGGTCGTGCGCCGAAGCGCTCGGATTTCCGCAGCGCCCATGCCTATCTGTCCGCTCCCTACGGCGTCTATCCGGCGAGTGACGGCTATCTGGCGATCGCAATGATGCCAATCGGTAAGCTCCAGGATCTGCTGGAGTTGGTTGAGCTGCAGCCCTATCGCGACGACAGCAAGGCCTGGTTCACCAAGCGGGATGAGATCAAGCAGATCATCGCGAGCCGCATCGCAACACACACAGTCGATCACTGGCTTTCCATACTGGAGCCGGCCGACATCTGGTGCGCGAAGGTCTTGCAATGGTCCGAACTGCTGCAGAGCGATGGCTTCCGCATTCTCGATATGCTGCAGACGGTTACGCGAGAAGATGATGTCTCCATCGACACGACCCGCTCCCCGATCCGCGTTAACGGCAAGCGTCCGACTTTAGGGCGTGCCGCGCCGCGGATTGGAGAACACAGCGCCGATATCCGCAGGGAGTTCGAAGCATGATTACCCTCAAGGGAATGACCTGGAGCCATCCTCGCGGGTATGATCCGATGGTTGCCTGTTCGCAGGACTGGCTGGAGAAGACCGGTGTTTCTATCACCTGGGACAAGCGGTCGCTTCAGGATTTCGAGAGTTATCCTGTCGAAGAACTCGCCCGCAACTACGACCTGATCGTCATCGACCATCCTCACGTGGGGCAGATCACCGCGGAAAACTGCCTCGCACCGCTCGATGAAGAGGGGCGGGAAGCGGCTTTCGCGGCCCTTGCCAAAGGCACGGTTGGCGCCTCGTTCCCGAGCTATAACTGGCAGGGAAGGCAAT harbors:
- a CDS encoding ABC transporter substrate-binding protein, which translates into the protein MSKTLNNMAFIAALGIGFSAAIAAPGYALDKVSYGTNWLAQAEHGGFYQAVADGTYAKHGLEVTIVQGGPNAANTALLISGKIDFYMGGPQGELSAVEQGIPLVDVAAIFQKDPQVLIAHPDAGIEKFEDLAKLKTLFLGKDGYLTYFEWMKANYPGFKDEQYKPYNFNPGPFLADKESGQQGYLTSEPYEIQKQTGWEPKVFLLADNGYSPYSTMITTTQSVIDTKSDVVQRFVDASIEGWYNYLYGDNSKANELIKKDNPEMTDGQIAYSIAKMKEYGIVESGDALDKGIGCITDAHYKKFFAEMVGIKVLKADTDYTKAYTTKYVCKGVGLGLKK
- a CDS encoding LysR family transcriptional regulator, whose product is MLHSRKLLYLNEIARTGSIRKAAAHLNVASSAINRQILALEEEIGAPLFERLPRGLRLTAAGELCIEHIREVLKNYDRLEGRIRSLKMQQAGKVRLVTTVGLASGPLAEIIARFQSEHPRVYFQIRNDAGTTTVNPVLSGDVDIGLGFNIPATPGIRTLGNFDIPIGVVLPPGHRLIGPGPINLGDIVQERLVLAQSGTSLRDVINLALARLDVSVEPVLESNASEMLKKLVKCGAGLTLLNPLDVITECRAGELVFRPIAEPHGRHQPMKLFARARAPLDAATSLFVEYLLAELAGLVQELRSKGHIAPDRPSTA
- a CDS encoding creatininase family protein, whose translation is MATPFYWNELNTYDFAGLSADTTIAILPIASTEQHGPHLPIATDVTIANGMLAELRRQRPDDLDILVLPTQEIGKANEHIYGPGTLSLSAELLIPVWTAIGAKVAEAGIRKMVIVNSHGGNVDIMGIVARELRVRHQMAVVSTQWGRFGHPDGMISDHESRYGIHGGEVETSLMLHFRPDLVRMEKAENFVSKAEWMREQSKFIQPLPPHSLAWIAHDLNPNGVVGDASRGTVEKGEAICRHQVQGFVELLRDLKRYPLTNLYSR
- a CDS encoding DUF1127 domain-containing protein, producing the protein MKISSKISEFIQLRKAYRQLSQLDDAALKDIGLSRGEIKNAVFGR
- a CDS encoding alpha/beta fold hydrolase; its protein translation is MSLRNSLFGTVAAATLLLSGQAFSADKPTIVLVHGAFAESDSWNGVIKDLQADGYSVIAAANPLRGVNSDAKAVSALLTSVKGPVVLVGHSYGGSVISDAATGHDNVKGLVFVAAFAPEAGESAVALSGKFPGSTLAPTLAPPVALPDGGHDLYIDQAKFPQQFAADVPKEEAKLMAATQRPIAEAALGEPAGKPAWKTIPSWFVYGDADKNIPPAALEWMAKRAGSKETVVVKGGSHVVMVSHPETVARLIEKAASAD
- a CDS encoding CaiB/BaiF CoA transferase family protein — translated: MQDDTGLLAGLTVVDLSQFLSGPYCSLRLLDLGARVIKIERPDGGDLSRRLYLSDTEVGGDSTLFHAINRGKESLAIDLKNEDDLAFLRTLFAKADVVIQNFRPGVVERLGLDYEAVKAINPSIVYASISGYGEEGPWVMRPGQDLLAQARSGVMWLNGDEQQGPVPFGLAVADMLAGANTCQGILAALVRRGISGKGAHIQTSLLESLVDFQFEVLTTHLNDGGRAPKRSDFRSAHAYLSAPYGVYPASDGYLAIAMMPIGKLQDLLELVELQPYRDDSKAWFTKRDEIKQIIASRIATHTVDHWLSILEPADIWCAKVLQWSELLQSDGFRILDMLQTVTREDDVSIDTTRSPIRVNGKRPTLGRAAPRIGEHSADIRREFEA